One segment of Mastomys coucha isolate ucsf_1 unplaced genomic scaffold, UCSF_Mcou_1 pScaffold23, whole genome shotgun sequence DNA contains the following:
- the Pts gene encoding 6-pyruvoyl tetrahydrobiopterin synthase isoform X2 gives MVMNLTDLKEYMEEAIMKPLDHKNLDLDVPYFADVVSTTENVAVYIWENLQKLLPVGALYKVKVYETDNNIVVYKGE, from the exons ATGGTTATGAATTTGACCGACCTCAAAGAATATATGGAG GAGGCCATCATGAAGCCTCTTGATCACAAGAACCTGGATCTGGATGTGCCATACTTTGCAGATGTTGTAAG cacgACAGAAAATGTAGCTGTTTATATCTGGGAAAACCTCCAGAAACTTCTTCCAGTGGGAGCTCTTTATAAAGTAAAAGTGTATGAAACTGATAACAACATTGTAGTCTATAAAGGAGAATAG